The genomic DNA CTTCCCCTCAAAGACGTTGTAATCGATGTTCGACTGCTGGGCACCCGCCGTGATCGTCTTGGCAGCCTCCGGGTCCCAGACGACCAGATCGGCATCAGACCCCACCAGCACGGCCCCCTTGCGGGGATAGCAGTTCAGGATCTTGGCGATATTGGTCGAGGTCACGGCGACGAATTCGTTCGGCGTCAGCCGCCCGGTGCTGACCCCATGGGTCCAAAGCATCGGCAGCCGATCCTCCAGCCCGCCTGTGCCATTCGGGATCTTGGTGAAATCGCCCACGCCTGTGCGCTTCTGCGCGGTGGTAAAGGCGCAATGGTCCGTCGCCACGACCGACAGCGACCCCGACTGCAGCCCGGCCCACAGACTGTCCTGATGCTGCTTGTTCCGGAACGGCGGCGACATGACGCGCCGCGCCGCGTGGTCCCAGTCGGTGTCGAAATACTCGCTCTCGTCCAGCGTCAGATGCTGGATCAGCGGCTCGCCCCAGACCCGCTTGCCCTGCATCCGGGCCCGACGGATCGCTTCGTGGCTCTCCTCGCAGGACGTATGCACGACATACAGCGGCATCCCCGCCATGTCGGCGATCATGATCGCCCGGTTCGTCGCCTCGCCCTCGACCTGCGTGGGGCGGGAATAGGCATGCGCTTCTGGCCCGGTATTGCCCGCCGCCAGCAGCCGCGCCGACAACTCCGCCACGACATCGCCATTCTCCGCATGGACCATGCCGATCCCGCCCAGCTCGGCCAGACGAGAGAACGAAGCAAAAAGCTCGTCATCGTTCACCATCAGCGCGCCCTTGTAGGCCATGAAATGCTTGAACGTCGTGATACCCCGTTCGATGACCTTCGGCATCTCATCGAAGACCTGCTTGTCCCACCACGTCACCGCCATGTGAAAGGAATAGTCGCAATGCGCCCGCGTCGACTTGTTGTCCCACATCTGCAACGCGTCCAGCAGCCCCTGCCCCGGGCTTGGCAAGGCAAAGTCCACGACCATCGTCGTCCCCCCCGCCAGCGCCGCCCGCGTCCCGCTCTCGAAATCGTCCGCCGAATAGGTGCCCATGAAGGGCATCTCGAGGTGCGTATGCGGGTCGATCCCGCCCGGCATGACATAGCACCCGGTTGCGTCCAGCACCTCGTCCCCCTCAAGGTCCGGCCCGATCGCGACGATCACATCACCTTCGATCAGCACGTCCGCCTTGTAGGTCAGATCGGCAGTCACGACCGTCCCGTTCTTGATCACCTTGCTCATCACATTTCTCCTCGTCCGACCTTCTTCTGGTCAAAAATACTTCGGGGGAGGCGCATAGCGCCGGGGGCAGAGCCCCCTTACGCCACGATTCCCGCCGTCTCGACGACCGC from Loktanella sp. M215 includes the following:
- the hydA gene encoding dihydropyrimidinase, which gives rise to MSKVIKNGTVVTADLTYKADVLIEGDVIVAIGPDLEGDEVLDATGCYVMPGGIDPHTHLEMPFMGTYSADDFESGTRAALAGGTTMVVDFALPSPGQGLLDALQMWDNKSTRAHCDYSFHMAVTWWDKQVFDEMPKVIERGITTFKHFMAYKGALMVNDDELFASFSRLAELGGIGMVHAENGDVVAELSARLLAAGNTGPEAHAYSRPTQVEGEATNRAIMIADMAGMPLYVVHTSCEESHEAIRRARMQGKRVWGEPLIQHLTLDESEYFDTDWDHAARRVMSPPFRNKQHQDSLWAGLQSGSLSVVATDHCAFTTAQKRTGVGDFTKIPNGTGGLEDRLPMLWTHGVSTGRLTPNEFVAVTSTNIAKILNCYPRKGAVLVGSDADLVVWDPEAAKTITAGAQQSNIDYNVFEGKEVKGLPRYTLTRGRVAFADGAIIPEPGHGQFVAREAKGSVNRALSTWKELTAPRPVERSGIPATGV